A genomic window from Rhizobium sp. EC-SD404 includes:
- the bchB gene encoding ferredoxin:protochlorophyllide reductase (ATP-dependent) subunit B, with protein sequence MQLAMWTYEGPPHVGAMRIATAMRGLHYVLHAPQGDTYADLLFTMIERDAKRPPVTYTTFQARDLGADTAAIFKTACAQAAARFQPDAMIVGASCTAELLQDDPGGLAAALGLSIPVVPLELPSYQKKENWGAAETFYRLVRSFAAGPTPEGRNLASCNILGPTALGFRHRDDIEEIRRLLVSIGVTVNVVAPLGASVHDLARLPQAAFNVVLYPEIAATTANFLKERHGQPFTKTVPIGSGACRDFVAEVAQLAGLDVDAALATVQSRAPWYAASIDSNYLTGKRVFIFGDATHAIAAARIARDELGFNVCGLGTYTREFARDVRAAAKAYGLEALITDDHLEVEDAIIAAQPELVLGTQMERHVAKRLQIPCAVISAPVHVQDFPARYSPQMGPEGANVIFDSWVHPLMMGLEEHLLGMFRNDFEFHDGANPSHLAPASQKSVEPEAPQPQASSAANWAQDAESELKKIPFFVRGKARRNTERFAADHGLSTITIETLYDAKAHYSR encoded by the coding sequence ATGCAGCTTGCGATGTGGACATATGAAGGCCCACCCCATGTCGGCGCGATGCGGATCGCAACCGCCATGCGCGGGCTTCATTACGTGCTGCATGCACCGCAGGGCGACACCTACGCCGATCTGCTGTTCACGATGATCGAGCGCGACGCCAAGCGTCCGCCGGTCACCTACACCACCTTCCAGGCGCGCGATCTTGGCGCCGACACCGCAGCGATCTTTAAGACCGCCTGCGCGCAAGCAGCGGCCCGCTTCCAGCCCGACGCAATGATCGTCGGGGCCTCCTGCACGGCAGAGCTGCTGCAGGACGATCCGGGCGGGCTTGCCGCAGCGCTTGGCCTTTCCATTCCCGTCGTGCCGCTCGAGCTGCCCTCCTACCAGAAGAAGGAAAACTGGGGCGCTGCCGAAACCTTCTATCGCCTGGTCCGCAGCTTTGCCGCCGGCCCGACGCCTGAAGGCCGCAATCTGGCCAGCTGCAACATCTTAGGTCCTACGGCGCTCGGCTTTCGCCACCGCGACGACATTGAGGAAATCCGCCGGCTGCTGGTCTCGATCGGCGTGACGGTCAATGTCGTGGCACCGCTCGGCGCATCCGTGCATGATCTCGCCCGGCTCCCGCAGGCTGCCTTCAACGTCGTGCTCTATCCCGAGATTGCCGCGACGACCGCCAATTTCCTGAAAGAGCGCCACGGCCAGCCCTTCACCAAGACCGTGCCGATCGGCAGCGGCGCGTGCCGCGATTTCGTCGCAGAGGTGGCTCAACTGGCCGGTCTCGACGTTGATGCTGCGCTCGCCACCGTCCAGTCGCGGGCACCATGGTACGCCGCCTCGATCGACAGCAACTACCTGACCGGCAAGCGTGTCTTCATCTTCGGCGATGCGACCCACGCCATCGCCGCCGCTCGAATCGCGCGCGACGAGCTCGGCTTCAACGTTTGCGGTCTCGGCACCTACACGCGCGAATTTGCCCGCGACGTTCGTGCAGCCGCAAAGGCTTACGGTCTCGAAGCGCTGATCACCGACGACCACCTGGAAGTCGAGGATGCGATCATTGCGGCCCAGCCGGAACTCGTGCTCGGCACCCAGATGGAACGTCATGTCGCCAAACGGCTGCAGATTCCCTGCGCGGTCATCTCGGCACCGGTTCACGTGCAGGATTTCCCCGCGCGCTATTCGCCGCAGATGGGACCTGAAGGCGCGAACGTCATTTTCGACAGCTGGGTCCACCCGCTGATGATGGGCCTCGAGGAACATCTCCTCGGCATGTTCCGCAACGACTTCGAATTTCATGACGGCGCGAACCCTTCGCACCTTGCTCCCGCAAGCCAGAAATCTGTCGAGCCGGAAGCACCGCAACCCCAAGCCTCGAGCGCTGCCAACTGGGCCCAGGACGCTGAAAGCGAACTGAAAAAGATCCCCTTCTTCGTGCGCGGCAAAGCCCGCCGCAACACAGAACGTTTCGCCGCAGACCACGGTCTGTCCACCATCACAATCGAGACGCTCTACGATGCAAAAGCGCATTACAGCCGGTGA